The Thalassotalea psychrophila genome window below encodes:
- a CDS encoding efflux RND transporter periplasmic adaptor subunit, with the protein MESTQSSRLPLLILSGLLIALLAYLNLPEPNVKQSQSARVVSVKTTPVIMAEFSDEFEALGTTKANEEVVITAQYTDIIKSIHFNDGDRVKKGDILVELFKAEEQAKIKELQANLDQSSAQLQRYKDLLEQSAASISQRDEQKAKVQSFRAQLLSAQATLNNLTIRAPFDGQLGFREVSVGALINDGSTITTLDDISVIKLDFAIPERFITTVNIGQTVASSNVAYPGKNFIGKVTSIAPRVDAVTRTIQIRAEIDNSNNKLRPGMLMSIILERNVAQVLQIPESAVIPYEDKHFVFVIENDTAKRVDISVGRRKPGIVEVTSGINEGINVVIEGALKLRDGSQVKTTSTNMETK; encoded by the coding sequence ATGGAATCAACACAGTCGTCTCGCTTACCTTTATTAATCCTTTCGGGCTTACTTATTGCGTTGTTAGCATATCTTAATTTACCTGAACCAAATGTTAAGCAATCACAAAGCGCAAGAGTGGTATCAGTTAAAACTACACCTGTAATTATGGCAGAGTTTAGCGATGAGTTTGAAGCTTTAGGAACAACTAAAGCTAATGAAGAAGTTGTTATTACAGCTCAATATACTGACATCATTAAATCGATTCATTTTAACGACGGTGACCGAGTTAAAAAGGGTGACATTTTAGTCGAGTTATTTAAAGCTGAAGAACAAGCAAAAATTAAAGAATTACAGGCCAATCTAGACCAATCAAGTGCGCAACTGCAACGATACAAAGATTTACTTGAGCAAAGTGCGGCTTCTATTTCACAAAGAGATGAACAAAAAGCAAAAGTACAATCATTTCGCGCACAACTATTAAGTGCGCAGGCGACTTTAAATAATTTAACCATACGAGCTCCATTTGATGGTCAATTAGGTTTTCGTGAAGTGAGTGTAGGAGCATTAATCAATGATGGCTCAACAATCACTACTTTAGACGACATATCCGTTATTAAGCTCGACTTTGCCATACCTGAACGATTTATAACAACAGTAAATATTGGTCAAACAGTTGCGTCTAGCAATGTTGCTTACCCAGGTAAAAATTTCATTGGTAAAGTTACCAGTATCGCACCCCGAGTTGATGCTGTTACTCGTACTATACAAATTCGTGCTGAAATCGATAATAGCAATAATAAACTTCGTCCAGGTATGTTAATGAGTATTATTTTAGAACGTAATGTCGCGCAAGTTTTACAGATACCAGAAAGCGCAGTCATACCTTACGAAGACAAGCATTTTGTATTTGTTATCGAAAATGACACAGCCAAACGAGTAGACATTTCAGTAGGTCGTCGCAAACCAGGCATTGTTGAAGTTACTTCAGGGATCAATGAAGGCATAAATGTAGTTATTGAAGGTGCGTTAAAACTTAGAGATGGTTCGCAAGTAAAAACGACATCAACAAACATGGAAACTAAGTAA
- a CDS encoding DUF748 domain-containing protein has product MNKLAALAIGLLLFFGAMLWFLASADWNGFVRSQIEIHGSKLTGETVTVDKVDIKFSEGFGGIYGVSFSNPSKYKQAKAFYLGEVSLDIDMESIGQTPFVLESIALKQPQAFVEFDKNGNNNFKDLLTAINNQIPKSESTSSSKKKKDSKPEPRISINHLELAGVALTVDLSEVNGKTYNIEIPSVQLGAIGGAEGLPASELGMVIGNSLFKAISAAAKKQYKQIMKEKLNKKKQDFLEKLKKKHG; this is encoded by the coding sequence ATGAATAAACTTGCAGCACTCGCCATTGGCCTTTTACTTTTTTTTGGTGCCATGCTTTGGTTTTTAGCCTCAGCTGACTGGAATGGTTTTGTCCGTTCGCAAATTGAAATTCATGGTTCAAAACTAACCGGAGAAACGGTAACCGTTGATAAGGTAGACATCAAATTCAGCGAAGGCTTTGGCGGTATTTATGGGGTAAGCTTTTCAAATCCAAGTAAATATAAACAAGCGAAAGCATTTTATTTAGGTGAGGTTTCTTTAGATATAGATATGGAATCTATAGGGCAAACTCCTTTTGTTTTAGAGTCGATAGCTCTTAAACAACCACAAGCATTTGTTGAGTTTGATAAGAATGGCAATAACAACTTTAAAGATCTATTAACAGCAATTAATAATCAAATACCTAAGTCTGAATCTACATCAAGCTCTAAAAAGAAAAAAGACAGTAAACCTGAGCCCCGTATATCAATTAATCATTTAGAATTAGCAGGTGTTGCACTGACTGTAGACCTTAGCGAAGTGAATGGTAAAACCTATAACATAGAGATACCTAGTGTGCAGCTTGGTGCTATTGGCGGCGCAGAAGGATTACCGGCGAGTGAGCTTGGTATGGTTATTGGTAATAGCTTATTTAAAGCGATTTCAGCGGCGGCGAAAAAGCAATATAAACAGATAATGAAAGAAAAACTAAATAAGAAAAAACAAGATTTCCTTGAAAAATTAAAGAAAAAGCATGGCTAG